The genomic region gTCTTTGACCTTTAATAGCTACACACTATTTCATCTCATAAATGTACAATATTTTTTTAGCTATTCTTCCTTTATTGAACACTTAGGTATTCTTCAGATTTTCCCAAAAGAATGCTGCAgataacattttttcccctatgtttcttcattattttctgagGATAGATTTCTAGTAGTAGAATAACTATGTCAAAGGGTTTGAATGAgtctaaatttttatattatcttgCCAACTTGCTTTCCAGAgaagtcacacacatacacagtccCATCAGCAGTATAGAAATACTTCTCCCACACTATCCTCCCCAGTATTTAATCTTTGTGAATTTGACAGGTAAAAATAGTATCTCATTTCTATTTCTGAGTATTAATTACATGGACTATTTCCCCATATTTGCCATGCCAACCAACTGTTGATTCCTGGCATGCTCATCATCTACTATAGTTACAAATTACCAAGTGcactttttcttgtcttttttttttgagtgtttaattgtctttcttccaCCATTAGCTACCATTTAACCATGTAACTGAGAGGCTGTTTTAcattaatatatgcaaaaatacagTAGGAACATAAATCTGCTGCCTAACAAATGAGATGGAATTTTGTactcttttaaaatgttgacgTCATTGATCTCTTCTGTCTCTATTAGCATAATCATGAGTAGATgcgttaaatgaaaaaaaagatttatttaatctcATTTCCGCAAAAAAGAAGTCAGTTGAAAAATCTACTACTAGAATCCAGAATCAGAGTGTATTCTGTTCCAGTAGAACTATGGAAGTCCCGTGGCCAGCTAAGGTGTCTCTGAACCACCCACTGAAATACACCAAGCACCTGCCTTCCAGCTTCATATAGAGCAGTATTTTGTAGAGAAGATGTCGTTCAAAGTGGTTCTGCTCTTGAGGAGAGATTTACTTGTACCAATTACCGCTCTTCACAGATCATTCTCAGCTCCTCAGACAGAGCCGCTCAATGATCTGGATCAGATGAATGAAGACAAGCGTCATTCTCAGGGTACATTCACCAGTGACTACAGCAAGTATCTGGACTCCAGGCGTGCCCAGGATTTCGTGCAGTGGTTGATGAACACCAAGAGGAACAAGTAAGGGTCCGACCTGGTCCAAAAGTTGCACACAGATGTATTACCTAAATAAGTCTAAAATTCCTcctgactttttgtttttatcatgctCATCAAATAGTGCCCATAAACTCTTCAAATTTTGAGGATTTTCAAGGTTGGTGATGCAATCCTTTGTATTATTCCTCTGAATGTCCCACCCCCTCACTCTAATCCCCTTACCTATCCTCCAATGGGACATGGACTTTAAATTATATTCCCAACTGCAGTTTTAGCAATATTTACTGCCTTGGCCCATTTCCCTTTAAAATCGGAAGTTGACTTTGGTGAACCTGCAAGGTGAAGAATCGAATTTCTGACCAAAAGAGAGAGCAAATTCAACATTCCCTTGTAGGGTTCAAAGTCATGACTGTGATCACGTTCAAAGTCTCCTCTAGCCAAGTTACTCATGGTAAGGAATGGAAACAGATGCAGTCTTTTTCTTGTAGAATACAATCCaagatacacatttaaaattacagCCTAGCTGCACAGCATAAAGAGAGAAGAAGGCAAATAAGAACACAAGCCTATCGTAAGGCATACATTTTAATGTTGGATTTTCTTTGACAGTGTTGGGTTTTTTGCTACATCTAGGCTACTGGAGGAAATCATCCGCAAGGGTTTCACAGGGATGGTGGAATTTCACAATTTCTTTGGAGGGTGGCCCACAAGGGGAAGGGAGTTATGCATACAAAGTAGCTGAAGGAATCTAAAAATCAGGAAAAGGGCATAGATTTGTCTGGatagaagagagaagggagagaggaagggagagcaagagagtgaaCAGGAGCCAGCAGGAGAAACAGGAGCCCCAGAGCACTTGACCTGAAGTTCCTAAAGTGGAAGTTTAGAGCTGCAGGAAAGCTAGTGGGCACGGCCAGAGAAGACAGTGGGAGAAGTCCCTGCCAGGGACTACAGATGAGGCCATCacaaatttgggaaaaaaaaaaaaaaggaaaacaactgtCCTCCTTTCTAGAAAGGGGATGCCGCAACGTGATAAACTAACGATTTTTCTTCTCTGGTGGTTTCTGTTGTGTGTTTAAGATCAACCTTGTGGGGTAATATGTGATCAACctcctggggaaactgagggcgGCTAGTCACCCCCCCTCCACAGAGCACTCTGCATACACTTGAGGGTGAAATGAAGAGCTCTTCCTAGCTTTCCTCCTTGCCTTCCCATCGCACATTCCCTTTGATCCATTACCACGTGGTCCTTCTGAAGCTATTTTGAGATGGTCCTTGGCTTTCCCTGGGATCATTAATCGACTCCGACCCCGTGCCGACTAATCACACACAGCTACCTTGTTTGCAAGTAGCAGAGCACAGTGCAGAGCCCACATATACTGGGACTGGAGTAAATGCAGCTTTGATAATCGATGGCACAGACAAGCAGGGCAGGCGAAAACGGATGTGCTGGGTCAAGGGGGGGTGTAGGCCGCTGCACCTGTTGTTAGCCTGAGCCCATCAACCTTCACTCCAGGTAATTAATGTAGAGTCAGAATGATCCCCTGAGCACCCTCATCTCCCAAATCTCCCTAAGCCCCTTCTACATAGGATCCCGAACCCAAAGCTGCACTGCTTAAAGGTGAGAACCATATTGCTAAAGAGACAGATCTTCAACTTAACTTTCACATTTCTTTCAGGAATAACATTGCCAAACGTCATGATGAATTTGAGAGACATGCTGAAGGGACCTTTACCAGTGATGTAAGTTCTTATTTGGAAGGCCAAGCTGCCAAGGAATTCATTGCTTGGCTGGTGAAAGGCCGGGGAAGGCGAGAGTAAGTCTGTACattcttatttaacatttttttttgcatgatgcTGAAAACTTAGACTACAGTTATCTATATATGGATCTGGATTACAGAAGCAATTAGTATAGTCTCACATAGTGAGGAAATAACTCGAGTTGGTGGGAGACCGTCTACAAAAAGTCTAGTCTGTTTTATTTCTGATAGAATG from Canis lupus baileyi chromosome 34, mCanLup2.hap1, whole genome shotgun sequence harbors:
- the GCG gene encoding pro-glucagon isoform X1, translated to MKSIYFVAGLFVMLVQGSWQRSLQDTEEKSRSFSAPQTEPLNDLDQMNEDKRHSQGTFTSDYSKYLDSRRAQDFVQWLMNTKRNKNNIAKRHDEFERHAEGTFTSDVSSYLEGQAAKEFIAWLVKGRGRRDFPEEVAIVEELRRRHADGSFSDEMNTVLDTLATRDFINWLLQTKITDRK
- the GCG gene encoding pro-glucagon isoform X2 — encoded protein: MKSIYFVAGLFVMLVQGSWQRSLQDTEEKSRSFSAPQTEPLNDLDQMNEDKRHSQGTFTSDYSKYLDSRRAQDFVQWLMNTKRNKNNIAKRHDEFERHAEGTFTSDVSSYLEGQAAKEFIAWLVKGRGRRDFPEEVAIVEELRRRHADGSFSDEMNTVLDTLATRDFINWLLQTKITDR